In Gracilimonas sp., a single window of DNA contains:
- a CDS encoding efflux RND transporter permease subunit, with amino-acid sequence MKIIELSIRRKVTIAMFTVGILLFGIVSLSRLNVNLLPELSYPTLTIRTEFQGAAPIEVENLITKPVEEAVGVVKGVQQVRSISRAGQSDVVLEFAWGTDMNIANLDVMSKLDAVQLPFEAEKPVTLRFDPTLDPIMRYALYYNNEAGQKSPDNAAVDYAAYEDLSSPDAIARLKALRVLADEQLKKNLESSLGVASVKISGGLQEEIQVNIDQRRLSYLNIPIETVSQILSAENINLSSGRLEEGSQQYLVRTLNEFKTVDQIRNVVISHNGKNTTYLKDVADVEQSYKEREAITRLNGSEAVEIAIYKEGDANTVATAEAVEARISQIRDMLPDEMKMVKVYDQSVFIASAVNEVKNAGIIGGILAVIVLYLFLRNFWTTVIISVSIPVSIIATFNLMYGNDISLNIMSLGGIALGIGMLVDNSIVVLENIARHKEMGKGIIESAREGAGEVGMAVIASTLTTIAVFFPLVFVQGIAGQLFRDQALTVTFSLLASLVVAITLIPMMSSIGGSKSENTSLQLEDPKTKFGRGLRSIRMFLFYTIPTAITKGLKFIFKWIAKITKALFSPFVYVFDKSYRVVEKVYARMLRWSLDHKFIVMASAVLIFAGSLTLIPKIGIELIPQLSQGEFSVEFKLPPGTPIEKTDAALRVVQTSARDQNHIQTTFAVAGTGNRMDANPDEGGENWGEMNVTLASGSSAAEEEVAMNQLRTSLSQIPGLEYKFERPALFSFSTPIEIEISGFDLDKLKEAGDAVARKLSSNNRFADVKSTMETGSPEIQIIFDRDKAASLGLQVHDVADRIVNNIRGNVATRYSWRDRKIDVLVRAREVDRTSIDEIQRLVVNPESERPIPLNAIATVQITNGPGEIRRVAQQRVAIVSANLNYGDLGEAAQEVEKALAEVTMPTGVLAQIAGQNEEMSESFQSLIFALLLAVFLVYLVMASQFESLLHPFIILFTIPLALVGAIIALYITKTTISVVVFIGLILLIGIVVNNAIILIDIINQMRMKGMEKLEAIKEGGKSRLRPILMTTMTTTLGLLPLAIGFGDGAELRAPMGITVIGGLLISTLLTLVVIPVMYDLLDRKKYTVRPEIETV; translated from the coding sequence ATGAAAATTATCGAGCTGTCTATACGCCGAAAAGTTACCATTGCTATGTTTACAGTAGGGATTTTGCTTTTCGGTATTGTCTCTCTCTCCCGCCTGAACGTCAACCTGCTTCCGGAGCTGAGTTATCCTACTCTGACAATCCGTACCGAATTTCAGGGAGCAGCACCTATTGAAGTTGAAAACCTGATTACCAAACCCGTAGAAGAAGCTGTGGGGGTAGTTAAAGGTGTACAGCAAGTTCGCTCTATTTCCCGCGCCGGACAGTCGGATGTAGTGCTGGAATTTGCCTGGGGTACCGATATGAACATTGCCAATCTGGATGTGATGTCAAAGCTGGATGCTGTCCAACTTCCATTCGAGGCTGAAAAACCGGTTACTCTGCGCTTTGACCCCACTCTTGACCCCATTATGCGTTATGCCCTTTATTATAACAATGAAGCCGGACAAAAATCCCCGGATAACGCGGCGGTTGATTATGCTGCTTATGAAGATCTTTCAAGTCCCGATGCTATTGCCCGCCTGAAAGCACTGCGGGTTCTGGCCGATGAACAGCTGAAGAAGAATTTGGAATCTTCCCTTGGTGTGGCTTCCGTCAAAATCAGCGGAGGACTTCAAGAAGAAATACAGGTAAATATTGATCAGCGCCGACTTTCCTATCTGAATATCCCTATTGAGACCGTATCACAGATACTAAGTGCGGAAAATATAAACCTTTCCAGCGGTCGGCTGGAGGAAGGCTCACAACAATATCTGGTGAGAACACTGAATGAATTTAAAACGGTAGATCAAATCAGAAATGTGGTAATTAGCCACAATGGCAAAAATACCACCTACCTGAAAGATGTGGCCGATGTCGAACAATCTTACAAAGAACGGGAAGCCATAACCCGGTTGAACGGCTCAGAAGCGGTGGAAATTGCTATTTATAAAGAAGGGGATGCCAACACCGTCGCAACCGCTGAAGCTGTAGAAGCCCGCATATCCCAAATCCGGGATATGCTTCCTGATGAAATGAAAATGGTGAAAGTATATGACCAATCGGTGTTCATTGCTTCTGCCGTGAATGAAGTTAAGAATGCAGGAATTATCGGTGGTATTTTGGCCGTAATCGTGCTTTATCTCTTCCTTCGAAATTTCTGGACTACAGTTATTATTTCTGTTTCTATACCTGTTTCCATCATCGCTACATTTAATTTAATGTATGGAAATGATATTTCGCTCAACATCATGTCATTGGGTGGAATTGCACTTGGTATCGGAATGCTGGTGGATAATTCTATCGTGGTATTGGAAAATATTGCGAGGCACAAAGAAATGGGAAAAGGAATTATAGAATCGGCCCGTGAAGGTGCCGGAGAAGTAGGAATGGCGGTTATTGCTTCAACTCTTACCACCATAGCCGTGTTCTTTCCGCTGGTTTTTGTACAAGGAATTGCAGGGCAATTATTCCGTGACCAAGCCCTGACCGTAACATTTTCCTTGCTGGCATCCCTGGTCGTAGCTATTACTTTGATTCCGATGATGTCTTCTATTGGAGGTTCCAAGTCTGAAAACACGTCCCTCCAACTAGAGGATCCCAAGACCAAATTTGGGCGGGGCTTACGTTCCATTCGGATGTTCTTGTTCTACACCATCCCCACTGCTATTACAAAGGGTTTAAAATTTATTTTCAAGTGGATTGCTAAAATCACCAAAGCACTGTTTTCACCTTTTGTGTATGTGTTCGATAAATCCTACCGGGTGGTTGAAAAAGTATATGCCCGAATGCTGCGTTGGTCACTCGACCACAAATTCATCGTCATGGCTTCAGCTGTTTTAATTTTTGCAGGTTCCTTAACTTTAATTCCCAAAATCGGAATTGAACTTATTCCGCAACTTTCACAAGGAGAATTTTCCGTAGAATTTAAGCTTCCTCCGGGAACTCCAATCGAGAAAACAGATGCTGCCTTGAGGGTCGTGCAGACTTCCGCCCGAGATCAAAACCACATTCAAACTACCTTTGCCGTGGCCGGAACCGGTAATCGTATGGATGCCAATCCTGATGAAGGCGGCGAAAACTGGGGAGAAATGAATGTTACTCTCGCCTCCGGTTCTTCTGCAGCAGAGGAAGAAGTTGCAATGAATCAATTGCGCACCTCACTCAGCCAGATTCCCGGACTGGAATACAAATTTGAGCGCCCTGCCCTGTTTTCCTTCAGTACTCCCATTGAGATTGAGATCTCCGGATTCGATTTAGATAAACTGAAAGAAGCCGGTGATGCCGTAGCCCGCAAACTTTCCTCCAATAACCGCTTTGCTGATGTAAAGAGTACGATGGAAACGGGAAGCCCCGAAATTCAAATCATATTTGACCGTGATAAAGCCGCTTCTCTCGGATTGCAGGTACATGATGTGGCCGACCGCATTGTGAACAACATCCGGGGTAATGTAGCCACAAGATACTCGTGGAGAGACCGGAAAATTGATGTTTTGGTCCGGGCCAGGGAAGTTGACCGGACCTCGATTGATGAAATTCAGCGATTGGTGGTTAATCCCGAAAGTGAGCGTCCTATTCCTTTAAATGCTATTGCAACCGTACAAATTACCAACGGGCCCGGCGAAATCCGCCGGGTAGCCCAACAACGGGTGGCAATTGTTTCTGCGAACTTGAATTACGGCGACTTGGGTGAAGCCGCACAAGAAGTGGAAAAAGCACTGGCTGAAGTAACCATGCCTACCGGTGTGCTTGCCCAGATAGCCGGACAAAACGAAGAAATGTCCGAATCATTTCAGTCACTCATTTTCGCTCTTTTACTGGCTGTATTCCTTGTGTATTTAGTCATGGCCTCGCAATTTGAATCACTCCTTCATCCTTTTATCATTTTGTTCACCATCCCCTTGGCATTGGTTGGAGCTATTATTGCTTTATATATCACAAAAACCACCATTAGTGTTGTGGTATTCATTGGATTAATTTTACTCATTGGAATTGTGGTTAATAACGCCATCATTCTTATCGACATTATCAACCAGATGCGTATGAAGGGCATGGAAAAGCTGGAAGCCATTAAAGAAGGTGGCAAGTCCCGGCTTCGCCCCATTCTAATGACTACCATGACGACTACCCTTGGACTCCTCCCACTGGCCATTGGATTTGGAGACGGAGCTGAACTTCGTGCACCGATGGGTATTACTGTTATAGGGGGGCTGTTGATTTCAACCCTTCTTACCCTTGTGGTAATTCCTGTTATGTACGACCTCCTTGACCGAAAAAAATATACGGTTCGACCGGAAATTGAAACTGTTTAA
- a CDS encoding efflux RND transporter periplasmic adaptor subunit encodes MKTLRYSLPIFLLIATLFGATACNNNEDQNENDEEEKLVIPVEVSNVSRGDISAYYANTATLDAEQEATVVSKVRGIINEIYVEEGDEVKAGQVIAKIEDEQYRIEAARAKATLDRLQNEFRRNRELFEKNLIAAETFQNSQYEYESQKAAYDLAQLNLEHTSIKSPIGGVVSERFVKRGNMIGTDQQIFRVTDFSPLQAILYVPEHEMAKIRKDQPAELRVDALPNQIFAGHVERISPVVDSQTGTFKVTVFVDETKNLLRPGMFGRVKIVYDTRKNTRMIPKSAIMSEDLAQTVYVIRDSLAFKKQIQTGYTNGLNVEVIDGLEDGETVVTIGQSSLQDSSKVNIINL; translated from the coding sequence ATGAAAACATTACGCTACTCACTGCCAATATTTTTACTTATTGCAACGCTGTTCGGTGCAACGGCTTGCAACAACAATGAAGATCAAAACGAAAATGACGAAGAAGAAAAGCTGGTCATTCCGGTTGAAGTCAGTAATGTCAGTCGTGGCGATATTTCTGCTTATTATGCCAACACAGCCACCCTTGATGCCGAACAGGAAGCTACCGTGGTTTCCAAAGTACGCGGAATTATAAATGAAATTTATGTGGAAGAAGGCGATGAAGTAAAAGCGGGGCAAGTCATTGCTAAAATTGAAGACGAACAATACCGTATTGAAGCCGCTCGCGCCAAAGCTACGCTCGACCGCCTTCAAAATGAATTCCGCAGAAATAGAGAATTATTTGAGAAAAATCTGATTGCGGCCGAAACCTTTCAAAATTCACAATACGAGTATGAGTCCCAAAAAGCCGCTTACGACCTGGCTCAACTGAACCTGGAGCATACTTCTATTAAATCTCCTATTGGCGGAGTCGTCTCTGAGCGTTTCGTTAAAAGAGGCAATATGATTGGCACCGATCAGCAGATCTTCAGGGTTACTGATTTCAGCCCGCTTCAGGCTATTTTATATGTACCTGAACATGAGATGGCGAAAATCCGCAAAGACCAGCCTGCTGAATTACGTGTAGATGCCCTTCCCAACCAAATTTTTGCCGGGCATGTTGAGCGAATCAGCCCCGTTGTGGATTCTCAAACCGGAACTTTCAAAGTCACTGTTTTTGTGGATGAAACCAAAAACCTGCTGCGCCCAGGAATGTTTGGACGGGTTAAAATTGTATATGATACCCGCAAAAATACCCGAATGATTCCAAAGTCAGCGATAATGTCAGAAGATCTGGCACAAACTGTATATGTAATTCGGGATTCACTGGCTTTCAAAAAGCAAATTCAAACCGGCTACACCAATGGATTGAATGTAGAGGTTATCGACGGACTTGAAGACGGTGAAACTGTAGTCACCATAGGGCAAAGCAGCCTGCAAGACAGCTCTAAAGTCAACATTATAAACCTGTAA